tttgttgatttgtctgtatcctcttatctagccataattagGATCTTCCAgaatcaattactaactactcgttggacCATTCTCGTATCAATATTccgcataatctttcttgggttatttcctttaccGTAACTTATGTCTTCCAAtggctccttatttatttatAACATCTCGGGCatgaacccttacttcctttccttgatgtcatgcttgcataatgttctggaatcgcaGCATATCAGTAGGATTTGGATGATTGCAATCTCATTCCTTCCTCATTttttcgcattcttcctttatcattccataattactaaaaccacttaattttgacttaatgccacatcactccatattctcccctttaggggagtaataagagttggagctacgacgacctgcctatagaattttttcatcttcatctttggcatcctttcacatcatcgatgacccttactcgccttgcggtaatccttatgtaccaaagataacaaaattccttactcgcgatggtgacacttagtataactagcacatacagtcccttaagcttaactttgctcacattgcttgctttagggaagcgtcttcctgaatgaccattctcagaattcctcatgaatcttcttttgttgtccattcaaTTATCGCTGGAACGTAATCTGAAATTCTTATGATGctaactattatcaaatcacttgtccctaattcatgtttagtttatcttgttcatcaTCCCATACtgatttattttactttggggtctgacttttccttttggtaatcatGTTAGAGTCACAAACTtgtttcttgaaatgaggatatgactttatggcccgTATTCTTTTGTTATCTCAAGGCATGTCACCTCTCgtttttccttcacttgactatagactctgtaatattgtcatttttttctaccattttcatccatgtatTACATCTTATTCATAATgtttcattaactctcttcttattttcctgctaacatttctgtctatcacttttttctgaaaacttcaacaggacatttttttgcttttagctccccttgctccatctaccGGCTCTTTGagttgcctaacattctcccGCTACTAGGGACAGGAGCCACAcgaaggtaatatttatcccttccaggcttccagtgcctatctttgtagtactcatatctagttgtactattctagagtacaccatctaggtgtctcgcAAGGAGATCTACTAGCACATTTGCAATGTCgtttggaaatgtcaactaacgcaaataatccgtccaccattttgggtcactctaactGTAGCCGGATCCTGCTATCCGtccttctcttatactacttctgttagcCCCATAGGCATAAATGAGATaggtggccaattgtacatacctctattattgttgaaagtaactcaaaaggcttatattcCTCTGTCTGGATTGTAAATACTggtaatcttcattaactgggctcctcgtacccttcttcatcttgcttcttttacttgttgaaatttgtatctatcttctgaatctctcattgcctttcaccctaggggtggatagatattctttccttaaggttccttatcaagaggcttatatgtcttagtacacacatgatcaactgaagaccttacatttacttatcataagcatcatGAAAAATCGAGTTCTTCTAACTCAACCATTCCATAGTCAGATTCAATCTCTTACCACCTATCTTTCTGGATATAAGCATCGATGTATTATGAaaaagatagagtttaggaaattgagttctcacaactgagctctaccacacgatttagagtaagaagaaagagtgacagtcctaaatgcccagtagcctcctgcttataagtgtggtgcacgacacaccgataaacaagactctactagacacggcttgtatactccctaggacaaaactgctctgataccacttttgtcacgacccaaaccgataggccgcgacgggcacccggtaccttacccaaccgagtaccaacatatcATATCTTTTCATATCATGCTAACATAGGTAAACGAGACAGAAAGGCTGCCGTaggataactagaataaaacatgTACTACCagcttatacataagacatacgggcctataagaccaaaatgaccaCTGGTACACTAAATATAGGTCAACAAGACCATACAATcctttacgtacatgacatatgtctacaagcctctaagagtagatAAAATATCATAAAGTTTGGGACAGGGCCCCACCATACTAAACAATACACGtccaaatcatactaaccaaataagcaactccggagcaaatggagcgcaccagcATCTTCCGCTGAGccgatagcctactaggaggactctcgacctgtctatcgggacctgcgggcatgaaatataGAATCtgcaggcaaaagggacgtcagtacgaataatgtaccgagtatgtaaggcacataaataagtacacaaaagacatgaaagaaatatagagtaaatgactcaacttgtaagtctggataactctataagtcatgaaatacttataatgtcatgcatatgcatatgaatatcatgtcgtgcataggtacatatgttcataacatcatcaagcctctgagggcatcccatcatatcatctcggccactgtgggcaaaatcatcaacgtataccagttgatcaggtggtggtgcgtatataatgccataaccttttctcataacccatatacatataatatacatatatacacatatataacgaCATCTTGTCATAGGTctatgtacatgtataaatgaatacaACGCATgcgaagtacgtcaataaaatctctcggaatgtcataagaccattatgtctttgattaatatcatgaaataaacattatcaacttacatattttctgagacccatgaacagataatagaataatatgacacatggggaatcaagagcATAAGCATctttagtatttctatgaatagagtcatttttggaaattgtgcatttgctcgttttgttcgtatggatcatgccaaaaagaaagaaggggtagccttaacatacttgagccgattctcttgacaatccctctaacacacgtcaattacAAAAACACGTGATGGCATATCGAAGTAGGgtaaaattcgtatgatattcttgagaaagattgcaccatactcctttaaaattttaaaatctcACATTGCTAAGATTCAATCTCGTATGAATTGTCGAAACAATCTGTTGCCATTCCAAAATTTGTATGATACTTTACTGAAGATTTCATTCCTCCCTTTGTAGAGACATAAGCATCTCCTTAAGATTTGAACAATTTCATTTTAGAAATGTTATCTTTTATCCTTTAGGTGGGCCCCACTTCTTTGGTATGACTAAGCCACTAAATACCCTAACTTTGCCACCTTCAAATGTTTATTAAGAGTCACTTTAACCAAGACTCATTGGCTGCCATATTTTGGGGTTCAAGAATTTATCCAAAATCTCATAATTACTTAATTCGTTTAATTACttaattaatctcccactaaaaatccataattatccaattatctatataattaagaattatctcaaattacttaaaatattactcacttttaacacactttatacaacttactatcatagtcatgtggtaccttgtatggaactagtatataaatacggggtattatagcttggaccgtattttatctcaaaatgtcaaactttgacgaaactcattttctttgatttgcttaccctcgcgtcttcacgaatttacttatcacttgtttgaaataacataatattGATTATcgcaaaataatctcattccaagcttacgtcgattaacttacgatgaaactttaacatacgaaaatgcgggatgtaacatctcattttcgagctttcatcaatttacttatggcatactttcacgtacgaaaatatagggtgtaacaCTCTCACACTCAATCGAAATATGTACTATGTGAACAGATTTAATTACAAATTACTAAGCATTTCCCAAATCTGTTACTAGGGAAACAAGATCGAATTTGTGTCAAAAATCTATACAGTGACAAACCTAGATACAGGTGGGTGCTAGTGGCAAAAAGATATAAGAATATCTATGTATCTGATTTTGAGTCATTGAAGAATGGAGATTTAAGCTGCCTAAGCATTGTTGATGATGATACTGAGCTATGGCACAAGAGGCTAGGTCATGCAAGCTTCACGTTGTTAAACAAACTAGtaaggaaggacctgatttgtgGTCTACCCAAATAAAGCTTCAAGAATCACAAGGTGTGTGATGCATGTATAAAAGGGAAGCAAGTCAGATCTTCGTTCAAGCCCAAAAAGGAAGTCAGCACCGCAAGGCCACTCAATCTCCTTCACAAGGAtctatgtggacctatgagggtgcCAAGCTGAGGAGGAAAGAAGTACATCTTTGTGATAGTTGATGACTATTCTAGATTCACCTGGACCTTGTTCCTCAGGAATAAGGATGAAACCTTTGAAGTGTTTGTTGCCTTCGTCAAAGAGATCCAAGTGAATATGGGTAATAAAGTAGCCTGCATTAGGTATAATCATGTGAAGGAATTTGACAATGTCAAGTTcgatgatttttgcactaaaaatGGAATCACTCACAATTTTTCTGCTCCAAGAAACAAAATGGTGATGTGGAgaggaagaatagaactcttgaAGCCATGGAAAGAACAATGCTAATTGACAGTGGGGTTGCAAAATATTTCTGCGCAGAAGCTGTCAGTACTGCGTACTACTTGGTAAACAAGTGCATGATCTGGTCCCTTCTGAACAAAACTCCATATGAACTGCTGAATGGAAGGAAGCCCAAGCTGAAAGATCTAAGAACTTTTGGGTGTAAATGCTTTGTTCATAACAACGGAAAAGAAGCTCTTGGGAAGTTCGATGCCAAAAGTGATAAAGGAATCTTCCTGGGATACTCATCTCAAAGCAAAGCCTACAAGGTTTACAACAAAAGGACTCAATGTGTAGAAGAAAGCATTCATGTGATCTTTGATGAAGCTTACCTCTCCTGTGAAAAGAACAGACATGTTGATCAAGATGGAGAGCCCTTATCTATGACAGGTGAAGTAATTGACATAGCAAATGGAAAGGCAAACATAATGAGTCGTGTCAAAGAATCCAATGAAGAAGATGCAAATATATTTTCATCAATTGGAGAGGAACCTAGTCCCCCGATTACAATAACTAAAGCTGAAAACATAGTTGTTGATGCAGTACAAGGAACCCCACTCTGTGAAGTAAGAAGCGCTCAAGAATCCCAGTCAGATGTGCCTGATTCCTCTACCAATAAGACTCAGGCACTACATTGGAGGTTCAAAAGTTCACATCTTCTTGATaatataatcactcctcttgaCTGAGAAGTTCAAACCAGATAAAAATCAAGAAAATCACTTGCCTTCTCAGGTTTTCTTTCCCAAATAGAGCCCAAAGATATAAAACAAGCGCTAAAAGATGCAGACTGGATCACAACCATGCAAGAGGAGCAGCATCAATTTGAAAGGAACAAGGTATGGCACCTGGTTTCTCGAAAAAACTTAATGAGTTTGGAAATATAACAAGAAATAAGGCAAGGCTTGTGGTTCAACGCTACAATCAGGAAAAAAGGATTGATTATGATGAAACATTCGCCCATGTAGCTCGAATGGAagccatgtcacgacccaatttaggattgtgaccggtgcttaggagcaagtgctcccaaATAATCCTCATCGGTATTTTATAGAAAATTGGACAGAGTTTTTCCTGTTTTTGGACTATCCCAAAAATTTCCCCATCTCAAATCAGCAACCAAACATCCGAATAGCAATTCAATTGACAATGACTGTGAGCActtaatttttgataatatttaattttttttatcactttttcTAAGTAAATATTTtcggggttttaacctacaatttttagctttgttacactttttattatagggtaaaaatacaaaatttaaaaggtgaattattactattaaaattattttatttttatttttattttttaaaaaataaaaacaaattccgaaaaatataaattttttttaattttcgggagtgatttaaaaaataagaaaaagggaagtattgaataaaaaaaataaaagtaaaagtatgtggaattctcttttaaaaagtaaaagaaagtagaaaattaaaaaaataaaagtaaagttttgtggaaattttaaaaaaataaaaagtaaaagaaagttggaattaaaaaacaaatataaaagtatctgaaaattaaaaaacaaatagagtaaaagaaagtagcatttttaaaagaaaagcaaaagaaagtggattgttttttaagaaaagttaaataaagtggaattctcttttaaaaagtaaaaaaagtgagaatttaaataagataaaagtaattagagttggaattttaaaaaataaaagtaaagaaaggtgggatttctttttataaaaaaataaaagcaatttgtaagtgggatttcttttaattaaaaaataataaaataataaaatattttttaaaaaaatctgaaaaatctcaaaaattttgctataaataggagGGGAAAAGGATAGAGACGAAAAAAAGATGGCTTCTTCTTAACGGAGACAgtgggtatacactcgatatacagtcAGTATACATTTTATATACACTAGAGATACTCTCGATATACTCTGGATATACATGGACAGCCAACGAAAAGAGGGTCTTCTTCCTCCTAAAAATTATACATCTAGATCTTAACATCCACCATGAAAGATCCATGAGAGCTCATCTTCTCCACCTGAAAAACACCCCATAAAACGCCCCAAATAGTCTACTTCCAAAACTATTCCGGCGAGTTTCGAGGTCGTCGAAGAACGTAGTTCTGAGGTTTCCGGTTCGAGCTCTCGATTTTGCTTGCGGTTCCTGTTTGACTTTGCCGctgttgttttgtttgaatttgaaAGATAAGGCCAGCTCTTATTTTCTAGCACTTTGATAATACTA
The Nicotiana sylvestris chromosome 11, ASM39365v2, whole genome shotgun sequence DNA segment above includes these coding regions:
- the LOC138881783 gene encoding uncharacterized protein, with amino-acid sequence MERTMLIDSGVAKYFCAEAVSTAYYLVNKCMIWSLLNKTPYELLNGRKPKLKDLRTFGCKCFVHNNGKEALGKFDAKSDKGIFLGYSSQSKAYKVYNKRTQCVEESIHVIFDEAYLSCEKNRHVDQDGEPLSMTGEVIDIANGKANIMSRVKESNEEDANIFSSIGEEPSPPITITKAENIVVDAVQGTPLCEVRSAQESQSDVPDSSTNKTQALHWRFKSSHLLDNIITPLD